CAGCCGTGCCTCGGTTCTCGACCTCGACGACAAGGCGGCGGGCCGGTGCGAAGCCGAAGAACCCGGCGAGGCCGCCGCTGCCCTCGAGGTGGGCGTTGGTCACGACCAGGTCGGCCGCCGGGAGCACGGCGGCGGGCGGGGTGCCGACCGCGTGCCCGGTGACGACGAACGGGGCGTCGACCGCGAGCGCGGGCCCGGTGTACGAGGCGACCCGCACGACGCAGGGGCACGGTCGAGGCGGGTTGCCCACCACGAGGTCGATGTCGAGCTGGCCGTCGACGTTGGTCACGGCGAGCGCGGCGGCACTCTGGTCGCACGCGGCCGATCCGCCGATGGCGAGGTCTCCGCAGACGAGTGCCTGCACCTGGGTGAGTGGCGGCCAGCCCTCGCCCTTGACCTGGACGTTGGCGCCCGACCTGCCCTCGCCGGGCGTGACCGTGGCCGTCAGGCCCGTGCCGGCAGGGGCGGTGTCGTCAGCCGTCGCCGAGGACCATGCCCCCACGTAGGCGCCGAGCAGCGCGACGAGAGCGAGGACGACAGCGGCTCGCTTGCCCGCCCTCACCGGCCGGCCGCGATCGTGAGCTTCGGAGCGGTCGCGACCGCGGCGAACGCCTTGCGTCGGGCAGCACGGCGCCGCAGCCACCACCACACTCCCCCGATGACGAGAGCGAGCAGCATCGCCGTCACGAGCCAGGGCACGACCCAGACGGTCGTCGACTCCGAGTGCTTGGTGCCCTCGGGGGTCGCCATGGTGACCTTCGCGGTGACCCGGTCGACGGCACCGACGCCCTCGACCTTCTCGCGAAGCTTCACCGTCGCCCCCGGCAGCAGGTCGACGATCTGACCGGTCTCGACCGACGACAGCTCACGCCCGAACAGGCCCGTGAGAGTGATGGCGGCGCTCGGCGAGAGGCGGAGGTTGCCGGTGTTCTTGACGGTGTACGAGACCGTGCCCTTGCCGGCACCGGACCACGGGAAGACCCCTCGGTCGTGCTCGAGCTGGACGTCGGTCACCTTCAGGGCGGGCATCGTCGGCCCTGCGACCCGCAGGTAGAGGCGCGAGGCGACCGCGCGCTGGATGCCGACGTCGATGCCGCCGGACTCGGTGGTGGCCTCGACCGCGCCGTTCAGAGCGACGAGTCCGCCGACGTGGTCGCCGGGAGTCGCGTTCGCAGGGATCTGGATCGTGATCGGTACGTCGACCTGGGTCCGGCCGACGACCTTCACGGTCTGGACGGGAACCTTGATCCACGCGCCGACGTCGGTCTGCGGCTGGTCGAGAGGGCGCAGCGCGAAGAACCCGCCCCGCTCGGTGTTG
Above is a genomic segment from Mumia sp. Pv4-285 containing:
- a CDS encoding WxL protein peptidoglycan domain-containing protein is translated as MTLATRLARSLIALLMLTSATALLPSPAHAADNGAWSVTPTPADSSSPTPRSYFVLEGAPGTTLTDKVRIRNFTKKPLTFSIYGADGYNTERGGFFALRPLDQPQTDVGAWIKVPVQTVKVVGRTQVDVPITIQIPANATPGDHVGGLVALNGAVEATTESGGIDVGIQRAVASRLYLRVAGPTMPALKVTDVQLEHDRGVFPWSGAGKGTVSYTVKNTGNLRLSPSAAITLTGLFGRELSSVETGQIVDLLPGATVKLREKVEGVGAVDRVTAKVTMATPEGTKHSESTTVWVVPWLVTAMLLALVIGGVWWWLRRRAARRKAFAAVATAPKLTIAAGR